In Methanobacteriaceae archaeon, the following proteins share a genomic window:
- a CDS encoding UGSC family (seleno)protein: protein MKVNVTEMEVMDPLADFGGEKIDLNEIPSKISKISLFDNTKPHADVILETIGSHLLDVEIIHSEKPAGAGASDVQLKKAAQGDVSILALGDCGSCTTWVILDAIRLEKEGVATISICSHKFAPFARNLAQAHGADGLMILEVDHPIAGRKKGEVVEKTLKIVPEIKNILGIN from the coding sequence GTGAAAGTTAATGTAACTGAAATGGAAGTAATGGATCCTTTGGCCGATTTTGGAGGAGAAAAAATTGACTTAAATGAAATTCCCTCAAAAATCTCTAAAATTTCCCTTTTTGACAATACCAAACCCCATGCCGATGTTATTCTGGAAACTATTGGTTCTCATTTACTAGACGTGGAAATTATTCACTCTGAAAAACCAGCCGGGGCCGGGGCCAGTGATGTACAACTGAAAAAGGCTGCTCAGGGAGATGTTTCTATACTGGCCCTGGGAGACTGTGGTTCCTGTACCACATGGGTTATTTTAGATGCCATACGACTGGAAAAAGAAGGTGTGGCCACTATATCAATATGTTCCCACAAATTTGCTCCTTTTGCTCGTAATCTGGCTCAGGCCCATGGTGCAGATGGTTTAATGATATTGGAAGTGGATCATCCTATTGCTGGTCGAAAAAAAGGCGAAGTGGTTGAAAAAACTCTTAAAATAGTTCCTGAGATTAAAAATATTTTAGGAATTAATTAA
- a CDS encoding LysR family transcriptional regulator: MKFNPLLGIEINGQAFSYKFFRTLQLISQTWSQRKAAKELGISAPVLNRRILEAEAKLGFKVVESTGAGSELTSQGLEILESHHRYLTKMEPNKKPVICGGHISSGLLATLAAEFGLDAVIYGSDDESSFYLAQKELLDILALDDPLIGFQRDLDFTPIAFDHLVLVSSPGDEINSLQELINSQFIAVSSSSQRLAWKTLQDRKIPFEVIKKVKSPYEAYKLVEKGDNIHTFLNASFFSGSDILKEETTHVISLVRYGDFNPEIETFIDFILGPGQRIVENQGFKSL; this comes from the coding sequence ATGAAATTTAATCCACTCTTAGGAATTGAAATCAATGGCCAGGCCTTTAGTTACAAATTTTTCCGGACCCTGCAATTGATATCCCAGACCTGGTCCCAGCGCAAGGCCGCAAAAGAATTGGGTATTTCCGCCCCGGTTTTGAACCGTCGCATACTGGAAGCAGAGGCCAAATTAGGTTTTAAAGTGGTGGAAAGTACCGGCGCCGGATCTGAACTGACTTCTCAGGGACTAGAAATTCTGGAAAGCCATCACCGTTATTTAACTAAAATGGAACCCAATAAAAAACCAGTTATATGTGGAGGGCATATTTCTTCCGGTCTTTTAGCCACACTTGCCGCGGAATTTGGCCTGGACGCAGTAATATATGGCAGCGACGATGAGAGCTCATTTTATCTGGCCCAAAAAGAACTCCTGGATATCCTAGCATTGGACGATCCATTAATTGGCTTTCAACGTGATTTAGATTTTACACCCATTGCTTTTGACCACTTGGTACTGGTATCCAGTCCTGGAGACGAAATAAACAGCTTGCAAGAACTTATAAATTCTCAGTTTATTGCGGTTTCCAGTTCCTCCCAAAGACTGGCCTGGAAAACATTGCAGGATAGAAAAATTCCTTTTGAAGTAATAAAAAAAGTTAAATCGCCCTATGAAGCTTATAAACTGGTTGAAAAAGGAGATAATATCCACACTTTCTTAAATGCCAGTTTCTTTTCAGGTAGTGACATTTTAAAAGAAGAAACCACTCACGTAATTAGTCTAGTGCGTTACGGGGACTTTAACCCGGAAATTGAAACATTTATTGATTTTATACTGGGGCCCGGGCAGAGAATTGTTGAAAATCAGGGTTTTAAGTCGCTTTAA
- the lysS gene encoding lysine--tRNA ligase encodes MKHWIERIADELKDWDVEEHVVASGTSISGSIHIGNSCDVFIANAVGKALKQEGASSKTIWIADDHDPLRKVPFPLPESYEKYLGVPYSQIPCPEGCCDSFVEHFQKPFLDTLDDFGIELETYSGAQMYKDGLYLDYIRTSLEKAPEIREIFNKYRENPLADDWLPYNPICTECGRVNTTFAYDFEGDEVTYRCECGYDGTMDIKSGEGKLTWRVEWAARWKIFGITCEPFGKDHAASGGSYDVSSVISQDIFDYKAPYPVPYEWITLKGEAMSKSHGVFFTPGQWLEIGPAESLNYFLFRNKPMKHKDFNPEMPFLDFVEQFDRVEQIYFCKEEAASEKEEGKLKKIYQMSQIQETEKMPFRPSYRFLTVAYQIAGDDLEKIYHILQRNSQLPEEMENNSFEDLSDDLKDILQKRIIHVKNWLDTYAPGFVKFQVQEKMPPANLSPEQTAFLKDMATLLEEKDLNPEELHDEMYNILREHDLKPQKAFQAIYRVVIGKKMGPRAASFILSLDKDFVIKRLRLEE; translated from the coding sequence TTGAAACATTGGATAGAAAGGATAGCAGACGAATTAAAAGATTGGGATGTAGAAGAACATGTAGTGGCCAGCGGAACATCCATCTCTGGATCAATACATATTGGGAACTCATGTGACGTATTTATAGCAAATGCTGTGGGCAAGGCACTGAAACAAGAAGGAGCATCTTCCAAGACTATCTGGATAGCTGATGATCATGATCCCCTGCGTAAGGTTCCTTTTCCTCTTCCAGAAAGCTATGAAAAATACCTGGGCGTTCCTTATTCCCAGATACCTTGCCCTGAAGGCTGTTGTGACAGTTTTGTAGAGCATTTCCAGAAACCATTCCTGGACACCCTGGATGACTTTGGCATAGAACTGGAAACCTATTCTGGAGCCCAGATGTACAAGGACGGGTTATACCTGGATTACATACGCACTTCCCTGGAAAAGGCCCCTGAAATTCGGGAAATATTCAATAAATACCGTGAAAATCCCCTGGCTGATGACTGGTTGCCTTACAATCCTATCTGTACTGAATGTGGTCGGGTGAATACCACCTTCGCCTATGACTTTGAGGGCGATGAGGTTACTTACCGGTGCGAGTGTGGCTATGATGGCACTATGGACATCAAATCCGGAGAAGGGAAACTCACCTGGAGAGTGGAATGGGCTGCCCGATGGAAAATATTTGGAATAACCTGCGAACCATTTGGAAAGGACCACGCTGCCAGTGGAGGATCCTATGATGTGAGCAGTGTAATTTCTCAGGACATTTTTGATTACAAAGCACCTTATCCAGTTCCTTACGAGTGGATCACCCTTAAAGGAGAGGCCATGAGTAAGTCACACGGAGTATTTTTCACTCCAGGACAGTGGTTGGAAATTGGGCCTGCTGAGAGTCTAAATTATTTCTTATTTAGAAATAAACCAATGAAACACAAGGACTTCAACCCAGAAATGCCATTTTTAGACTTTGTGGAACAGTTTGACCGGGTGGAGCAAATATACTTCTGCAAAGAAGAAGCAGCCTCTGAAAAGGAAGAAGGGAAACTTAAAAAAATCTACCAAATGTCTCAAATCCAGGAAACAGAGAAAATGCCATTCCGGCCATCCTATCGTTTCTTAACGGTGGCCTATCAGATTGCTGGTGATGACCTGGAAAAAATCTACCATATATTACAGAGAAACTCCCAGCTACCGGAAGAAATGGAAAATAATTCATTTGAAGATTTATCTGATGATTTAAAAGATATTTTACAAAAAAGAATAATTCATGTTAAAAACTGGCTGGATACCTATGCTCCGGGCTTTGTCAAGTTCCAGGTGCAGGAAAAGATGCCTCCTGCGAATTTATCTCCGGAACAAACAGCATTTTTAAAGGATATGGCCACTTTACTGGAAGAGAAAGATCTTAATCCAGAGGAACTGCACGATGAAATGTATAATATCCTCAGAGAACACGATTTAAAACCACAAAAGGCCTTCCAGGCCATTTATCGAGTGGTTATTGGAAAGAAAATGGGGCCACGTGCCGCTTCATTTATCTTGTCCCTGGATAAGGATTTTGTCATTAAAAGGTTGAGATTAGAAGAATAA
- a CDS encoding class I SAM-dependent methyltransferase, protein MVFNESAEEYDRWFDINKPVYESEILALKKFVPKDALGLEVGVGTGRFSVPFGINVGVEPAQAMAKIAQKRGIKVYEALAEDLPFEDNTFDFVLMVTTICFLQNPLKALKEVKRVLKSEGHIIMGMIDKNSFLGEIYLSKKKKSRFYRHAKFYSPNNVMNWLKKLNYTNFETCQTLFKNPEDITVIEPVKIGYGDGGFTVITAQKKN, encoded by the coding sequence ATGGTTTTTAATGAGTCCGCTGAGGAGTATGATAGATGGTTTGATATCAACAAACCGGTTTATGAGTCTGAAATCCTGGCTTTAAAAAAATTTGTTCCAAAGGATGCCCTGGGTTTAGAAGTAGGTGTAGGAACTGGAAGATTTTCAGTTCCATTTGGTATCAATGTGGGTGTTGAACCAGCTCAAGCCATGGCAAAAATAGCACAAAAACGTGGAATAAAAGTTTATGAAGCTTTAGCTGAAGATCTCCCCTTTGAAGATAATACTTTTGATTTTGTTTTGATGGTAACCACTATCTGCTTTCTTCAAAATCCTTTAAAAGCTCTTAAAGAGGTAAAAAGAGTTCTTAAATCAGAGGGCCATATTATTATGGGGATGATTGACAAAAACAGTTTTTTAGGCGAGATATATTTATCAAAAAAGAAAAAAAGTAGATTTTATCGCCATGCTAAGTTTTATTCACCTAATAATGTTATGAACTGGCTTAAAAAATTGAATTATACTAATTTTGAAACTTGCCAGACACTATTTAAAAATCCAGAAGATATAACTGTTATTGAGCCGGTTAAAATTGGATATGGGGATGGTGGGTTTACAGTAATTACTGCTCAGAAAAAAAATTAA
- a CDS encoding carbohydrate kinase family protein, which translates to MSYNRDLLAIGHTAFDYIIQVGEFPDPNSSTAIKKMKNLHGGAAANVAVVGSSLGLDTDLISAVGGDFKESEYRKFLNDAGIDTKHMIVFPEDNTPTAFVLTDANNDQISYFYWGAAKNFKNAPVPEKAIENTRAVHLATGDPIFNRKCGEVAREKGKLISFDPGQDLHMYSPEELKEVVCLCDILFGNHFEIDRIKETLGINMQELRECGPKIVVKTYGKEGSTVYADGNNIKVQAVFREAVDPTGAGDSYRAGFLRAYLADKPLEYCAKFASAVSSFIVEAQGCQTNVPDYEMALKRMNE; encoded by the coding sequence TTGAGTTATAATAGGGATTTACTGGCCATAGGCCACACTGCTTTTGACTATATTATACAAGTAGGGGAGTTTCCAGACCCCAATTCATCAACGGCCATTAAGAAAATGAAAAATCTTCATGGTGGAGCCGCGGCCAACGTAGCCGTGGTTGGATCCAGCCTGGGACTTGATACTGACCTTATATCTGCCGTGGGTGGCGATTTTAAAGAATCAGAATACCGAAAATTCTTAAATGATGCGGGGATTGACACCAAGCACATGATAGTGTTTCCAGAAGACAATACTCCCACTGCATTTGTATTGACTGATGCTAATAACGATCAGATCAGTTACTTCTACTGGGGAGCAGCTAAAAACTTTAAAAATGCTCCAGTACCAGAAAAGGCCATTGAAAATACTAGAGCCGTGCATCTGGCCACCGGAGACCCCATTTTTAATCGTAAATGTGGGGAAGTAGCTCGGGAGAAAGGTAAATTAATATCCTTTGATCCTGGTCAGGACCTGCACATGTACTCTCCCGAGGAATTAAAGGAAGTAGTATGCCTTTGTGACATTTTATTTGGTAATCACTTTGAAATAGACCGTATAAAAGAAACTCTAGGCATTAACATGCAGGAGCTTCGAGAATGCGGGCCAAAAATTGTGGTAAAGACTTATGGTAAAGAAGGAAGCACGGTTTATGCTGATGGAAATAATATCAAGGTACAGGCCGTTTTCCGAGAGGCAGTGGATCCTACAGGGGCAGGAGACTCTTATCGTGCCGGTTTTTTAAGGGCCTATTTAGCAGATAAACCGCTGGAATATTGTGCTAAATTTGCATCAGCCGTTTCTTCATTTATTGTGGAAGCACAAGGCTGCCAGACCAATGTTCCCGATTATGAAATGGCCTTAAAGAGAATGAATGAGTGA
- the thiC gene encoding phosphomethylpyrimidine synthase gives MTQMDDAKKGIITEEMKAVAQAENVSEEFIRKSVAQGTIAIPSNINRDNAKAVGIGAGLRTKVNATIGTSTDICDFDLEEEKAKVAMAHHADTLMELSVGGDLDEIRQRILKVSDLPVGSVPIYQAAVETIREKGSSIYMEEESMFKAIEKQAKDGVDFMAIHCSVNKETLKRLKRQGREGGLVSRGGAFVSAWMVENEVENPLYKNFDYILEIAKEHDFTMSMANAMRAGAIADSTDRAGVQELIILGELVDKAREAGVQTIVEGPGHIPLNEIPANVTLQKKLCRGAPFYMLGPIVTDIGAGYDHIVSSIGAAASAGAGADFICYVTPAEHLALPFPDDVKEGVIATRIGAYVGDMAKGIHNGEKDLVMANARKKLNWEAQYDASMCPAEARKKRDERPPEDPDTCTMCGNYCAVKIVNEWLDNAEVDVFD, from the coding sequence ATGACACAAATGGATGACGCAAAGAAAGGCATAATAACAGAGGAAATGAAAGCGGTGGCTCAAGCCGAAAACGTTTCTGAAGAATTCATCAGAAAATCTGTAGCTCAAGGAACCATAGCCATACCCAGTAACATAAACCGGGACAATGCAAAAGCTGTGGGTATTGGAGCTGGATTAAGAACCAAAGTAAACGCAACTATAGGCACTTCAACCGATATCTGTGACTTCGACTTGGAAGAAGAAAAGGCCAAAGTAGCCATGGCCCATCACGCTGATACTTTAATGGAACTTTCCGTAGGTGGAGATCTGGATGAAATCAGACAAAGAATTTTAAAAGTCTCTGACTTACCAGTAGGAAGCGTGCCTATTTACCAGGCCGCTGTGGAAACCATCCGAGAGAAAGGTTCCTCCATTTACATGGAAGAAGAATCCATGTTCAAAGCCATTGAAAAACAGGCAAAAGACGGTGTAGACTTCATGGCTATTCACTGCAGTGTGAACAAGGAAACCCTCAAGCGATTAAAAAGACAGGGCCGTGAAGGCGGACTTGTAAGTCGTGGAGGAGCTTTTGTATCTGCCTGGATGGTAGAAAATGAAGTGGAAAACCCCCTATACAAAAATTTCGATTATATATTGGAAATCGCCAAAGAACACGATTTCACTATGTCCATGGCCAACGCCATGAGGGCTGGAGCAATAGCTGATTCAACTGACCGGGCTGGAGTTCAAGAGCTAATTATTTTAGGAGAATTAGTGGACAAAGCACGAGAAGCAGGTGTACAGACCATTGTAGAAGGGCCGGGCCACATCCCATTAAATGAAATCCCAGCCAATGTAACCCTCCAGAAAAAACTCTGCAGAGGGGCTCCTTTTTACATGTTAGGACCTATTGTAACTGATATTGGTGCTGGATACGATCACATTGTGTCTTCCATTGGAGCGGCCGCATCTGCCGGTGCTGGAGCAGACTTCATCTGTTATGTAACTCCTGCCGAGCACTTAGCTCTTCCTTTCCCTGACGACGTGAAAGAAGGAGTTATTGCCACCCGTATAGGAGCATATGTGGGAGACATGGCCAAAGGTATTCACAACGGTGAAAAGGATTTAGTAATGGCTAATGCCCGTAAAAAACTCAACTGGGAAGCACAATACGACGCATCTATGTGTCCTGCGGAAGCCCGTAAAAAACGGGACGAAAGACCACCAGAAGACCCAGACACTTGTACCATGTGCGGTAACTACTGTGCGGTCAAAATCGTGAATGAATGGTTGGACAACGCCGAAGTTGACGTGTTTGATTAA
- the hxlB gene encoding 6-phospho-3-hexuloisomerase: MIINDAINEIMENVQEVSGELDKETINEMMEIIIASKNIFVLGLGRSGLVAKAFAMRLMHLGFSVYVVGETITPAIHDDDCLVAISGSGETSYIISTANITDKRGAKIIAVTSYEESTLASLSDLVVPVKGRTKIDMEKDYITRQMGGKHQSLAPLGTLFEISTLIVLDGFIAELMNKMEKTEEDMKLKHNVLE; the protein is encoded by the coding sequence ATGATTATAAATGATGCTATTAATGAAATAATGGAAAATGTGCAGGAAGTCTCGGGGGAACTGGATAAAGAAACCATAAATGAAATGATGGAAATCATAATTGCCTCTAAAAATATATTCGTGCTGGGATTGGGCCGTTCCGGGTTAGTGGCCAAGGCTTTTGCCATGAGATTGATGCACTTAGGTTTTAGTGTTTACGTGGTGGGAGAGACCATAACTCCTGCTATTCACGATGATGATTGTTTAGTGGCCATATCTGGATCTGGTGAGACCAGCTATATTATCAGCACGGCCAATATCACTGACAAAAGAGGGGCTAAAATCATTGCTGTTACTTCTTATGAGGAATCTACTCTGGCCAGCCTATCTGACTTGGTGGTACCTGTCAAGGGCCGAACCAAAATAGATATGGAAAAAGATTATATCACTCGGCAGATGGGTGGAAAACATCAGTCTTTAGCTCCACTGGGAACTTTATTTGAGATTTCAACGCTCATAGTTCTGGATGGTTTCATTGCTGAGCTTATGAATAAAATGGAAAAAACAGAAGAGGATATGAAACTTAAGCATAATGTGTTGGAGTGA
- a CDS encoding Ig-like domain-containing protein has translation MNRMLGTILCVLIIFSAISVSFAAEIGSTSYGYVTKENYGNLSSNDTIVIIIGVHPKEYGIHTAMANAITSRSSSLTKRYVLYQVHVTKDASDYSKGRMNGQLLAQSFIVPDVSSENPLLVMDLHENRYKVSGYQYARFVDPISKNSLTQRYVNEIISKMPFLVSYNPPNGTSPKYVTIPIANKGINTIIFETYMNDSVAKKSSDANKLLDVLDSDAINKLAVKANLAGGSYNTSKNVSLYATAGTTIYYSTDGTTPTNSSVLFAGPIQINSTTTLKFICIDSNGKKSAIGTEKYVIDKTEPKVVLTTPKNGATGFSRTATISIKLTENIKSSINWSKIYIKNLRTGKKVAITKTISGNTLKIKMNLRRSSYNTYQVYIPASAIKDLAGNNLVKFYSFKFKTGKY, from the coding sequence ATGAATCGGATGCTAGGAACAATTTTGTGTGTGCTGATAATATTTTCAGCGATAAGTGTAAGTTTTGCTGCTGAAATAGGCAGTACCAGCTATGGTTATGTAACCAAAGAAAATTATGGAAATCTAAGCTCTAATGATACTATTGTTATCATAATAGGGGTCCATCCTAAAGAGTATGGAATACACACTGCCATGGCCAATGCCATAACTTCCAGATCATCTTCACTAACTAAAAGGTATGTGCTTTATCAGGTTCATGTGACCAAAGATGCGAGTGATTACAGTAAAGGACGGATGAATGGTCAGCTACTGGCCCAAAGTTTCATAGTTCCTGATGTTTCAAGTGAAAATCCCCTGTTGGTTATGGACCTGCATGAAAATCGCTACAAGGTTAGTGGCTATCAGTATGCTCGCTTTGTGGATCCTATTTCCAAAAATTCATTAACTCAAAGATATGTTAATGAAATAATATCTAAAATGCCGTTTTTAGTTTCATATAATCCCCCAAATGGTACCAGTCCTAAATATGTCACTATCCCTATTGCTAATAAGGGAATTAACACTATAATTTTTGAGACTTACATGAATGATTCAGTGGCTAAGAAATCCTCTGATGCAAATAAGCTTCTTGATGTATTAGATAGTGATGCCATAAATAAACTGGCTGTAAAAGCTAATCTAGCAGGAGGCAGCTACAACACTTCTAAAAATGTTTCTCTCTATGCCACAGCAGGAACAACTATTTATTACTCCACTGATGGTACCACTCCTACCAATAGCAGTGTATTATTTGCTGGCCCTATCCAGATAAATTCCACAACTACTCTTAAATTTATTTGCATAGATTCCAATGGGAAAAAATCGGCCATAGGTACTGAAAAATACGTAATTGATAAAACTGAACCTAAAGTAGTTTTAACAACTCCTAAAAATGGAGCTACTGGCTTTTCAAGAACAGCCACTATTTCTATTAAACTCACAGAAAACATTAAAAGCAGCATTAACTGGTCTAAGATCTATATTAAAAATCTGAGGACTGGTAAAAAAGTGGCCATCACTAAAACCATCAGTGGAAATACTCTAAAAATTAAAATGAATTTAAGAAGAAGCTCTTATAATACTTATCAGGTCTACATACCAGCTTCGGCCATAAAAGACCTGGCTGGGAATAATTTAGTCAAATTCTATTCTTTTAAATTCAAAACAGGAAAATACTAA
- a CDS encoding nucleoside deaminase: MNKEYFFMEKAIKEAKKSQKEGGIPIGAVLVEDDKIVGRGHNRLLQDDSVILHGEMHCMESAGRLKGVDYKKCTLYTTLSPCPMCSGIVLLYKIPRVVIGENTTLMGAEDLLEANGVEVINLGLDECREVLEDYINENQDTWAQELERVGGATDLDD, encoded by the coding sequence TTGAACAAAGAGTATTTTTTCATGGAAAAAGCCATTAAAGAGGCCAAAAAATCACAAAAAGAGGGGGGCATTCCTATCGGAGCGGTTCTGGTGGAAGATGATAAAATAGTGGGCCGGGGCCATAATCGACTCTTACAGGATGATTCTGTTATTCTGCACGGGGAAATGCACTGTATGGAAAGTGCAGGCCGGTTGAAGGGAGTTGATTATAAAAAATGTACTCTCTACACCACATTATCTCCATGTCCCATGTGTTCTGGTATAGTACTTCTTTATAAAATTCCAAGAGTGGTTATTGGGGAAAATACAACTCTCATGGGTGCTGAAGATCTCTTGGAGGCTAATGGTGTGGAAGTGATTAATCTGGGCCTTGATGAGTGTCGGGAAGTTCTGGAGGATTATATTAATGAGAATCAGGATACTTGGGCCCAGGAATTGGAGCGAGTTGGCGGGGCCACCGATTTGGATGATTGA
- the fdhD gene encoding formate dehydrogenase accessory sulfurtransferase FdhD has product MNMYETVPAIKVRANSESVMEKVVKDEEIELIANETLKRKFSISPDSLKEFALGYLLGEGLIRSMDNVKDIRIEEKTIYAQVDMEDFDIIQELVVGSDCFGGWRQKIEFVNKVESDFTVDKQTILDSAQKLKDSAHTWQETGGTHVAALVYKDKFLSREDVSRHVAVDKVIGAGLIEKVDFKNSYIVYSGRMPADMLIKIARVGIPVLTSNAAPTTSGYAVAQEAGVTMVGFVRGDRFNIYTHPERIIL; this is encoded by the coding sequence ATGAACATGTATGAAACAGTTCCCGCTATCAAAGTCCGTGCAAATTCTGAATCTGTAATGGAAAAAGTGGTAAAAGACGAAGAAATAGAATTAATTGCCAATGAAACTTTAAAAAGGAAATTTTCCATTAGTCCAGATTCTCTAAAGGAATTTGCTCTAGGATACCTCCTGGGAGAAGGTCTCATCCGTTCTATGGATAATGTTAAGGACATTAGAATAGAAGAAAAGACCATTTATGCTCAGGTGGACATGGAAGATTTTGATATAATCCAGGAACTAGTAGTTGGTTCTGACTGTTTTGGTGGGTGGAGACAAAAAATAGAATTTGTTAATAAGGTAGAATCTGATTTTACAGTAGATAAGCAAACCATCCTTGACTCCGCCCAGAAATTAAAAGATAGTGCCCATACCTGGCAGGAAACAGGTGGAACCCATGTGGCAGCCCTGGTTTATAAAGATAAATTCTTATCTAGGGAAGATGTTAGCCGGCACGTGGCCGTGGATAAGGTTATAGGAGCTGGTTTAATAGAAAAAGTGGATTTTAAAAATAGTTACATCGTATACAGTGGCCGTATGCCCGCCGACATGCTGATAAAAATTGCCCGGGTGGGAATACCAGTACTTACATCTAATGCGGCCCCCACCACATCAGGTTATGCCGTGGCACAGGAAGCTGGTGTTACCATGGTAGGATTTGTCAGGGGCGACCGTTTTAACATTTACACCCATCCAGAGCGGATTATACTTTAA